In Pseudophryne corroboree isolate aPseCor3 chromosome 3, aPseCor3.hap2, whole genome shotgun sequence, a genomic segment contains:
- the LOC135055504 gene encoding uncharacterized protein LOC135055504, which translates to MEKVTSKPDRPTKGKTASVVYFSCSQCGSKLAKGSSDAGTLCASCSGASVTDQQGGSADQPTPPWVKNMVDAISDLRQSRETESARTQVEPLWAQNMGKCLTDLTQSLNKFVNAASSSTATKRSQPLPAIAFPGEEADTLASPLEEGEVDPEWDEVSAWEDEEPSTSSGVRLLIEAIRQTLNIQDTVVEETPSPFFKRQKRQVTAFPSYSHFADILKEPWLKPDSRFQAPKKLRFLYPFTEEDTKFWETAPKVDAPISHLAKATVIPSVQSVTLKDATDRKIEALLKSMFSLSGVSLRPVLASAWVLKAVDEWLAQVVSGMQSDDPSEAIHVAEQISEALTYVGEALLDSVALQTRVSALTVSARRSLWLRVWNADSDSKQTLTAVPFEDSQEGALSEEEDIRLFADRPVSLPTNLRHDVSGPLEGSMKVGARLLQFREVWLLSKPDRWVMGVISRGYMLDFEETVPTRLFITPLPDDPSRRQALLQAITNLLQNGVIIPVPSHQRGRGFYSGLFLVDKPDGSFRPILNLKALNPYLSTQKFKMESIRSIIAAMEPGEYLASIDIKDAYLHVPIWIGHQSLLRFAIGPEHFQFQALPFGLSTAPRVFTKVLGHVVAVLRCQRVNITPYLDDLLVKAPSAEILTQNLQLTMETLQSFGWIINFPKSSLLPSQKMIFLGLLFDTNSQKVFLPADKIQDLQSRIRTLLHLPVVSVLRCMQVLGKMVSSFEAVPYARFHARPLQTQILNCWTRTEPRLELQLIRLSIKTRQSLHWWLHSHNLKKGAPFTIWSWMMVTTDASLSGWGAVFQTHHFQGRWSNQESKLQINILELRAIRYALIRIQTMVQGQPVRVQSDNATAVAYINKQGGTRSWSTMREVAQILAWAERWVPVISAIHIPGVENWEADFLSRHTIHPGEWELHQEVFLSLVDRWGMPDIDLMASRLNAKLPHYGARTQDPQAILIDALTAPWQFQLGYVFPPIPLIPRLLQRIRREGLAVILVTPDWPRRQWYTLLRSMVVGDPFRLPLRPDLLLQGPCRHPDLHRMALTAWLLNPRF; encoded by the exons ATGGAAAAAGTGACTAGTAAACCGGACAGACCTACAAAGGGAAAAACGGCCTCGGTAGTTTATTtttcctgctctcagtgtggctcaaaGCTGGCTAAAGGTAGTTCTGACGCAGGTACCTTAtgtgcttcatgctctggtgcatcagTGACAGATCAGCAGGGAGGTTCCGCAGATCAGCCGACGCCCCCATGGGTTAAAAACATGGTGGACgccatttcagatttgcgtcaaTCTAGGGAGACTGAATCTGCTCGGACTCAGGTGGAGCCTTTATGGGCCCAAAATATGGGAAAGTGCCTCACTGATTTAACTCAATCTTTGAATAAGTTTGTAAATGCTGCCAGCAGTTCGACTGCTACTAAACGATCGCAGCCGTTACCTGCTATAGCATTTCCAGGTGAGGAGGCGGACACCCTGGCATCTccattggaggagggggaggtagatcctgaatgggatgaagtttcggcttgggaagatgaggaaccttctactagttcaggtgttagattgttaatagaagccattcgtcagactcttaatattcaggacaCGGTGGTAGAGGAAACTCCTTCCCCCTTCTTCAAACGACAAAAGAGACAGGTTACGGCCTTCCCTTCTTAttctcactttgcggatattttaaaagaaccctggcttaaaccggattctcgttttcaggcgcctaaaaagttaagatttctatatccttttacagaggaaGATACGAAATTTTGGGAGACGGCCCCTAAGGTAGATGCTCCTATTTCACAtctagcaaaagctacggttattccgtcgGTACAGTCTGTGACCTTAAAAGACGCTACTGATAGAAAGAttgaagcattactaaaatctatgttttctttatcaggtgtttctctccgtccagtactggcgagtgcctgggtacttaaggccgtggatgaatggcttGCACAGGTGGTATCGGGAATGCAGTCGGATGATCCGTCGGAAGCCATTCACGTAGCGGAACAGATTTCGGAGGCACTCACTTATGTGGGTGAAGCCTTGTTGGATTCGGTTGCGCTACAGACCCgggtttcagccttgacagtatctGCAAGACGCTCTTTGTGGCTtagagtttggaatgctgattctgactcAAAGCAAACATTGACGGCTGTGCCTTTTGAAG ATTCCCAAGAAGGGGCTCTTTCAGAGGAAGAGGATATCAGGCTAttcgcagaccggccagtaagcctgccgacaaacctGAGGCATGACGTCTCAGGTCCCCTGGAGGGATCAATGAAGGTTGGGGCCCGGTTACTTcagttcagggaagtgtggctcctatcgaaaccggatcggtgggtaatgggggtcatttccagaggatatatgttggatttcgaagagacggtcccaacccgactattcataacacctctcccagacgatccctccagacggCAAGCTCTTCTTCAGGCAATCACAAAcctcttacaaaatggagtaatcattccggttccCTCTCATCAAAGGGGGCGGGGGttttactcaggtctttttcttgtggacaagccggatggttcgtttcggcccattctgaatctgaaggctctcaacccgtatctctcaacccaaaaattcaagatggaatccattcgctcaattatcgccgccatggagccaggggaatatttggcttcaatagacataaaagacgcctacttacatgtcccgatttggATAGGGCATCAGTCTCTGCTGAGATTTGCAATCGGGCCGgagcattttcagtttcaagctcttccctttggtctttctacggctccccgagtttttacAAAGGTCTTAGGCCATGTAGTCGCAGTTCTTCGTTGCCAaagggtcaacatcactccatatttggacgacctgttggtcaaggcaccgtcagcggagattctcactcagaacctgcagTTAACAATGGAGACTCTACAatcgttcgggtggataatcaactttccaaagtcaTCTCTACTCCCTTCTCAGAAGATgatttttctgggacttttattcgacaccaacagccagaaggtgtttcttcctgcggacaagattcaggatctgcagtcgagaatccgaaccctgttacacttaccagtagtgtcggtcctcagatgtatgcaggtgttgggcaaaatggtatcctccttcgaggcagttccatatgccagatttcatgcccgtccTCTTCAAACgcagattctcaactgttggactcggacggaaccacgtctcgaattgcagttgatccgcttgtcgataaagactcgtcagtctcttcactggtggcttcacagtcacaatttgaAAAAGGGTGCACCGTTCACaatctggtcttggatgatggtcaccacggacgcaagcctcagtggttggggggcagttttccagactcatcacttccagggacgctggagcaatcaggagtcaaaattgcaaatcaacattctggaactaagggcgattCGGTATGCACTCATTCGCATTCAAACCATGGTGCAGGGTCAACCAGTTCGggtgcagtccgacaatgccaccgcagtggcttacatcaacaaacagggaggaactcgcagttggTCCACAATGAGAGAGGTCGCTCAGATCCTCGCGTGGGCGGAACGCTGGGTTCCGGTGATCTCCGCGATCCACATTCCAggagtcgaaaactgggaagcagactttttgagtcgtcacacgattcatccgggggaatgggaacttcatcaggaagtgtttctctctctagtggatcgatggggaatgccagacatagacctgatggcgtctcgcctcaacgcgaAACTTCCTCACTACGGAGCAAGGACTCAGGATCCACAGGCAATCCTGATCGATGCTCTTACTGCCCCATGGcaatttcaactgggatatgtgtttccgccaATCCCACTGATTCCGcgtctactccaacgcattcggcgagagggtctcgcagtgattctagtgactccagattggccgcgtcgacaatggtacactcttctgcgcagtATGGTAGTCGGAGATCCCTTTCGTctacctctgcgaccagatctgcttcttcaagggccttgtcgccacccagatttacatcggatggctttgacggcttggctcttgaatccaagattttga